In a genomic window of uncultured Flavobacterium sp.:
- a CDS encoding glycosyltransferase family 9 protein codes for MSVLSKINHYRRGVMRNLTKNIGKPKSEQDIVLVDKSEIKRVLICRPNARLGNLLLITPLVQEVTEIFPNCKVDLFVKGTLAPIIFENYESINKVIDLPKKPFKNLLKYLNVWISIKKQKYDVAINVDQNSSSGRLAVQFSNAKYKFYGDLHEESQLVKNDYDHIAKYPVYNFRYYLTKLGLAKSNKIIAPIDLKLSSSEIAQGKKTLNDLVHNSKRTICIFTYATGAKCLAEDWWENFYKQLTEEYKEYNIIEILPVENVSQIDFKAPTFYSKDIREIGSVIANADLFIGADSGIMHLASAVQTPTIGLFSVSNMKKYEPYDNCSIGVDINLYAKKDYIKTINSILNNGKLKIYSDAI; via the coding sequence ATGAGTGTTTTAAGCAAAATTAATCATTATAGGCGTGGCGTAATGCGCAATCTGACTAAGAACATTGGAAAACCAAAAAGTGAACAGGATATTGTTTTGGTTGATAAATCTGAGATTAAACGGGTTTTAATCTGTAGACCAAATGCAAGATTAGGCAATCTTTTATTGATTACACCTCTCGTTCAGGAAGTCACGGAAATATTTCCAAATTGTAAAGTTGATCTGTTTGTTAAGGGAACTTTAGCTCCAATAATTTTTGAGAATTACGAAAGCATTAATAAAGTAATCGATTTGCCCAAAAAGCCCTTCAAAAATTTACTGAAATACCTGAATGTATGGATTTCAATAAAAAAACAAAAATATGATGTTGCGATCAATGTCGATCAAAACTCTTCTTCAGGACGTTTAGCAGTCCAGTTTTCTAACGCTAAATATAAATTTTACGGAGATTTACATGAAGAATCTCAACTTGTAAAAAATGATTACGATCACATTGCAAAATACCCGGTTTATAACTTTCGATATTACTTAACCAAACTTGGTCTTGCAAAAAGTAATAAAATAATAGCTCCAATAGATCTTAAATTATCGTCTTCGGAAATTGCACAAGGAAAGAAAACGCTAAATGATTTAGTTCATAATTCTAAAAGAACAATCTGCATATTTACTTATGCAACCGGTGCAAAATGCCTGGCAGAAGATTGGTGGGAGAATTTCTATAAACAACTTACAGAGGAATATAAAGAGTACAATATCATTGAAATTTTGCCAGTAGAAAATGTTTCTCAAATTGACTTTAAAGCGCCTACTTTTTATAGTAAAGACATTCGCGAAATAGGATCTGTAATCGCAAATGCTGATTTATTTATTGGTGCAGATAGTGGTATTATGCATTTGGCAAGCGCTGTTCAAACTCCAACAATTGGATTGTTTTCTGTGTCAAACATGAAAAAATACGAACCTTATGATAATTGCAGTATTGGAGTAGATATCAATTTATATGCGAAGAAAGATTATATAAAAACGATAAACTCAATTTTGAATAACGGAAAATTAAAGATTTATTCAGATGCAATTTAA
- a CDS encoding AsmA-like C-terminal region-containing protein, with the protein MLKKILKIAAIVLVVIVAALFAIPYFFKDQIKAKIAEAINESVDAKVSFADADLSLFKNFPNATVGIEKLVIINKAPFEGDTLVSLGELNLKMSIKELFKGKDEPLNIQGISSTNGLINIIFNKDGVGNFDIALKDKEETKKDDASKPLSLKIQGYKIENFTFRYIDQGSKIKMVIDSLNHEGTGDFTNSKLDLTTKSTAKVSLDMDKVNYMKNVKLTLDAVLGIDLEKSKYTFKENKALINQLPLEFDGFIQMVDAGQIYDLKFKTPTSSFTNFLGLIPSAYASGLDGVKTTGDFTVAGFAKGELTDTTVPKFNIAIASNNASFQYPNLPKSVQNIVIDTKIINETGILNDTYVNLDKLSFRIDQDVFSAKANIKNITVNPIVDAALKGTINLANLSKAYPIKMEKPLAGILKADVTTNFDMASVEKSQYQNIKNAGTMSLSGFKYTDDNNKSMNISTALVEFNPSTINLKKFDATTGKSDLSINGVLENFYGFMFKKQELKGNFNMSSNQLAVDDFMTAGEPATEKTAAKPTEAMKIPAFLNCTISAKATTVLYDNLKLKDVSGKLIVKDEKATLENFKTSIFGGTIGLTGTVSTKAKVPTFDMNLGFNQVDIAQTFTQLDMMKKIAPIAGIINGKLNSTIKLNGNLDAKELTPDLSSISGDLLGQLLSTTINSKNSTVLNALTSNIKFIDMNKINLNDIKAALTFENGKVNVKPFDIKYQDIKITVGGTHGFDQSMNYNLKLDVPAKYLGSEANAFISKMSPADAAKLQNIPINAMITGNFSNPKISTDMKSAVTSLASQVANQQKEKLTQKGTSALNDLINKNTKAKDTTKAAATEKEQKTQEVTKKASDLINGLFKKKN; encoded by the coding sequence ATGTTAAAGAAAATTCTAAAAATCGCAGCCATTGTACTTGTCGTCATTGTTGCTGCATTATTTGCCATTCCTTATTTTTTTAAAGATCAGATAAAAGCCAAAATTGCCGAGGCTATTAACGAAAGTGTTGATGCAAAAGTAAGTTTTGCCGATGCTGATTTAAGCTTGTTTAAAAACTTCCCAAATGCAACTGTTGGAATCGAGAAATTGGTTATCATCAACAAAGCGCCTTTTGAAGGTGATACTTTGGTTTCGCTTGGCGAATTGAATCTAAAAATGAGTATTAAAGAACTTTTCAAAGGAAAAGACGAACCTTTAAACATTCAGGGAATTAGTTCTACGAATGGTTTAATTAATATAATCTTTAATAAAGATGGTGTTGGTAACTTCGATATTGCATTAAAAGATAAAGAAGAAACAAAGAAAGACGATGCAAGCAAACCGCTTTCATTGAAAATTCAAGGTTATAAAATCGAAAACTTTACCTTTAGATATATCGATCAGGGATCTAAAATCAAAATGGTAATTGATAGTTTAAATCACGAAGGAACAGGAGATTTTACCAATTCTAAACTAGATTTGACTACAAAATCTACTGCCAAAGTATCTCTAGATATGGATAAAGTCAATTATATGAAAAACGTAAAACTGACTCTAGACGCCGTTTTAGGAATTGATTTAGAAAAAAGCAAATATACTTTTAAAGAAAACAAGGCCTTGATTAACCAATTGCCGTTAGAATTTGACGGTTTTATTCAGATGGTTGATGCAGGTCAGATTTATGATTTAAAATTTAAAACACCAACTTCCTCTTTCACCAATTTCTTAGGTTTAATTCCTTCGGCATATGCTTCTGGTTTAGATGGTGTAAAAACAACTGGAGATTTTACTGTAGCTGGTTTTGCAAAAGGTGAATTAACAGATACTACAGTTCCTAAATTCAATATTGCGATTGCTTCAAACAATGCTTCTTTTCAATATCCTAACTTACCAAAATCTGTTCAGAATATTGTAATCGACACAAAAATCATCAATGAAACAGGAATTCTAAATGACACCTACGTTAATTTAGATAAGCTTTCTTTTAGAATTGATCAGGACGTTTTTAGCGCTAAAGCGAATATCAAAAACATTACGGTAAATCCTATTGTAGATGCTGCATTAAAAGGAACAATCAATTTAGCAAACCTTTCGAAAGCATATCCAATCAAAATGGAAAAACCGTTGGCTGGTATTTTAAAAGCTGATGTTACTACTAATTTTGATATGGCGTCTGTAGAAAAAAGCCAATATCAAAATATTAAAAATGCCGGAACAATGAGTTTGTCAGGCTTTAAATATACAGATGACAACAATAAATCTATGAACATTAGTACGGCTTTGGTTGAATTTAATCCAAGCACTATTAATCTGAAAAAATTTGATGCTACAACCGGAAAAAGTGATTTGAGCATAAATGGTGTTTTGGAAAACTTCTATGGTTTTATGTTTAAAAAACAAGAACTAAAAGGAAACTTCAACATGAGCTCAAACCAATTAGCAGTTGATGATTTTATGACCGCTGGTGAACCTGCAACTGAAAAAACAGCAGCAAAACCAACAGAAGCGATGAAGATTCCAGCTTTTTTAAATTGTACTATTAGTGCCAAAGCAACAACGGTTTTATATGATAATTTAAAACTAAAAGATGTTTCAGGTAAATTAATCGTAAAAGATGAAAAAGCAACTTTAGAGAACTTTAAAACTTCAATTTTTGGGGGAACAATTGGTTTAACAGGAACGGTTTCTACAAAAGCAAAAGTACCAACTTTTGATATGAATTTAGGTTTCAATCAAGTTGATATTGCACAGACTTTTACCCAATTGGACATGATGAAAAAGATTGCTCCAATTGCCGGAATTATCAATGGTAAATTAAATTCTACTATTAAATTAAACGGAAATTTAGATGCTAAAGAATTAACTCCGGATTTAAGTTCTATTTCGGGAGATTTGTTAGGACAATTACTTTCAACAACCATAAATTCTAAAAATTCAACGGTATTAAATGCTTTGACATCAAACATTAAATTTATCGATATGAATAAGATAAATTTAAATGATATTAAAGCTGCTTTAACTTTTGAAAACGGAAAAGTAAACGTAAAACCATTTGACATCAAATATCAGGATATTAAAATCACTGTTGGCGGAACTCACGGTTTTGACCAATCTATGAATTATAACTTAAAATTGGATGTTCCTGCTAAATATTTAGGAAGCGAAGCAAATGCTTTTATCTCGAAAATGTCTCCTGCTGATGCTGCGAAATTGCAAAACATTCCGATAAATGCGATGATTACAGGGAATTTTTCTAATCCAAAAATATCAACGGATATGAAATCTGCTGTTACAAGTTTAGCATCTCAGGTTGCAAATCAACAAAAAGAAAAGTTGACGCAAAAAGGAACTTCTGCACTTAATGATTTAATCAACAAGAACACAAAGGCAAAAGATACAACAAAAGCTGCTGCAACTGAAAAAGAACAGAAAACTCAAGAAGTTACTAAAAAAGCAAGTGACTTGATAAACGGTTTGTTCAAGAAGAAAAACTAA
- a CDS encoding alpha/beta hydrolase, producing the protein MKNIVLLLTIFFLSFVNAQDKKQDTYKESNVILKINNDQLFGTLTVPDLTKKYPVALIIAGSGPTDRDGNNPMMKNNSLKMLAEALAKNGIASLRYDKRGIGESKASAISESSLVFENYTEDAKSWINFLKQDKRFSQLVIIGHSEGSLIGMIAGAKANKFISIAGAGDSADKIIKAQIASKSNKQIEEMTFPIIDSLKSGNKVNKVDPMLNSLFRSSIQPYLISWFKYNPQAEIKKLNVPILILQGNNDLQVTVQDAENLSKSNKNAELLIVDKMNHIMKIIEGDKQANLESYNNATLPISEVMTNKIISFILK; encoded by the coding sequence ATGAAAAATATAGTTCTTCTGCTTACTATTTTCTTTTTGAGCTTTGTTAATGCTCAGGATAAAAAACAAGATACCTATAAAGAGTCTAATGTAATTTTAAAAATTAATAACGATCAGCTTTTTGGTACTTTGACCGTTCCTGATTTAACAAAGAAATATCCTGTTGCCTTAATAATTGCAGGTTCAGGACCAACAGACAGAGACGGAAATAATCCGATGATGAAAAACAATTCGTTAAAAATGCTGGCTGAAGCTTTGGCAAAAAACGGAATTGCATCATTAAGATATGACAAAAGAGGAATTGGCGAAAGCAAAGCTTCTGCAATATCTGAATCTAGTTTGGTATTTGAAAATTATACAGAAGACGCCAAAAGTTGGATTAATTTCCTGAAACAAGACAAACGTTTTTCGCAATTAGTAATCATTGGACATAGCGAAGGTTCATTAATAGGAATGATTGCGGGAGCAAAAGCAAATAAATTTATTTCTATTGCCGGAGCCGGAGATTCAGCAGATAAAATTATAAAAGCGCAAATAGCAAGTAAATCAAATAAGCAAATTGAGGAAATGACCTTTCCGATTATTGACAGTTTAAAAAGTGGAAATAAGGTTAATAAAGTTGATCCAATGCTTAATTCGCTTTTCAGGTCAAGCATTCAGCCGTATTTGATTTCGTGGTTTAAATACAATCCACAAGCAGAAATCAAAAAGCTAAACGTTCCAATTTTAATTCTGCAAGGAAACAACGATTTGCAAGTCACAGTGCAAGATGCTGAGAACTTATCCAAGTCAAATAAAAATGCCGAATTACTGATTGTAGATAAAATGAATCATATCATGAAAATTATCGAAGGTGACAAACAAGCAAATTTAGAAAGTTATAATAACGCAACTTTACCAATTTCAGAAGTTATGACTAATAAGATTATTTCTTTTATTCTGAAATAA
- the sppA gene encoding signal peptide peptidase SppA — MKFLGNVIATVIGIFVFIMLFFFGVILIGTIFGGDDSVSVKSDSVIELDLKQIQNDYAGKYKDPWVTVFSDKKGIGLTDVISAIEAAKTDDNIKGISILNDQSSLGLAQYKDLRNALESFKKSGKFVWAYANTYSQKEYYLNSVANTIYLNPAGDLDFKGLSSEVMFFKDFQDKSGIHMEVIRHGKYKSAVEPFLENKMSDANREQVTALLNSIWTTVTNDISKSRKIPVEKLNEIANGLLARTPEMAKAQHLVDIVAYEDVYHDNIKKALKVTGDDDYNKISIADYTQNNITTALTNTATDQIAIIYAQGEIQSGEGDVTVIGEGSMRRSLQEARKNEDVKAIVLRIDSPGGSALTSDLIWREIEITKKIKPVVVSMGNYAASGGYYIACNANKIFAENNTITGSIGVFGVLPNFSPLANKLGINTEQVKTHENSANYSPFVPIDEKFKAFTLEGVEHIYNTFVTHVAQGRKMTFAQVDSIAQGRVWSGTEALKIGLVDKIGGLNDAIAEAAKIAKVKTYSTQNYPEYEKTFNDLLSNLPFAQSKEAFIKEEIGEENYQLIEQVKRFQNQKGVQAILPFGLNIK, encoded by the coding sequence ATGAAGTTTTTAGGAAATGTAATTGCCACAGTTATTGGTATTTTTGTATTTATTATGCTCTTCTTTTTTGGAGTAATTCTAATTGGAACTATTTTCGGCGGAGACGATTCTGTGTCTGTCAAAAGTGATTCTGTTATAGAATTAGATTTAAAACAAATTCAAAATGATTACGCCGGAAAATACAAAGATCCTTGGGTAACCGTTTTTTCAGATAAAAAAGGAATTGGTTTAACGGATGTTATCAGCGCTATCGAAGCAGCAAAAACAGATGATAACATTAAAGGAATTTCTATTTTAAATGATCAGTCTTCTTTAGGATTGGCGCAATATAAAGATTTGAGAAATGCACTTGAAAGTTTCAAAAAATCAGGAAAATTTGTTTGGGCTTACGCTAATACTTATTCTCAAAAAGAATATTATTTAAACTCGGTTGCCAACACTATTTATTTGAATCCTGCCGGAGATTTAGACTTCAAAGGACTTTCGTCTGAAGTAATGTTCTTTAAGGATTTTCAGGATAAATCAGGTATTCATATGGAAGTGATTCGTCACGGAAAATACAAAAGTGCCGTTGAACCTTTCTTAGAAAACAAAATGAGTGATGCTAACAGAGAACAAGTTACAGCATTATTAAACTCAATCTGGACAACGGTTACGAACGATATTTCGAAAAGCAGAAAAATTCCTGTAGAAAAATTAAACGAAATCGCAAATGGTTTACTTGCCAGAACTCCGGAAATGGCAAAAGCACAACATTTAGTAGATATTGTTGCTTATGAAGATGTATATCACGATAACATTAAAAAAGCATTGAAAGTAACCGGAGATGATGATTACAACAAAATTTCTATCGCAGATTATACTCAAAACAACATCACAACAGCTTTGACTAATACAGCAACAGATCAAATTGCGATTATTTACGCTCAAGGCGAAATCCAAAGCGGTGAAGGAGATGTTACCGTAATTGGTGAAGGTTCAATGCGTCGTTCGTTGCAAGAAGCCAGAAAAAATGAAGATGTAAAAGCTATCGTACTTAGAATTGATAGTCCGGGTGGAAGCGCTTTGACTTCTGATTTGATTTGGAGAGAAATCGAAATCACTAAAAAAATAAAACCAGTTGTAGTTTCAATGGGTAATTATGCTGCTTCGGGAGGATATTATATTGCTTGTAATGCCAACAAAATTTTTGCCGAAAACAATACTATTACAGGTTCTATCGGAGTATTTGGTGTTCTGCCTAACTTTAGCCCTTTGGCAAATAAATTAGGAATTAATACTGAGCAAGTAAAAACACATGAAAACTCAGCTAATTATAGTCCGTTTGTGCCAATTGACGAAAAGTTTAAAGCCTTTACATTAGAAGGAGTTGAACACATCTACAATACTTTTGTAACTCATGTGGCTCAAGGCCGAAAAATGACTTTTGCGCAAGTAGACTCGATCGCACAAGGAAGAGTTTGGTCAGGAACTGAAGCTTTGAAAATTGGTTTGGTGGACAAAATTGGAGGTTTGAATGATGCTATTGCCGAGGCTGCAAAAATTGCCAAAGTAAAAACATACAGCACTCAAAACTATCCTGAATACGAAAAAACATTTAATGATTTACTTTCAAATCTTCCTTTTGCACAATCGAAAGAAGCATTTATAAAAGAAGAAATCGGAGAAGAAAACTACCAACTTATCGAACAGGTAAAAAGGTTTCAAAATCAAAAAGGTGTTCAGGCAATCCTTCCTTTTGGGCTAAACATCAAATAA
- the folK gene encoding 2-amino-4-hydroxy-6-hydroxymethyldihydropteridine diphosphokinase, producing the protein MKSQHQITLSIGSNQGDRLANITSCIALIHQEVGTVIRVSRLYETPAWGFESDAFYNCALVLHSNSSAQKILNQVLKIEKQLGRIRSNQEGYQSRIIDIDLITYDDEIIESEKLQIPHPQMQNRNFVLLPMQDLKLDWRHPVSQKSITELVAISPDDSVCTIVQNLENPLREIPLESFNYIAFEGNIGAGKTTLAHKISEDFNAKTVLERFADNPFLPKFYKDQNRYAFPLEMSFLADRYQQLSDDLAQFDLFKDFIVADYHIFKSLIFAKITLAEDEYRLYRNLFDIIYKEMPKPDLYVYLYQNSGRLLENIKKRGRNYEQNISANYLDKINNGYLDYIKSQTDLNVLIIDVSERDFVKKHEDYLFILDEIKKKIG; encoded by the coding sequence ATGAAATCACAGCATCAAATCACACTATCTATAGGCAGTAATCAGGGAGACAGATTAGCAAACATCACAAGTTGTATCGCTTTAATACATCAGGAAGTGGGCACTGTAATCAGGGTTTCAAGACTATACGAAACTCCGGCCTGGGGATTTGAAAGTGATGCTTTTTATAATTGTGCTTTAGTTTTGCATAGTAATTCATCTGCACAAAAAATTCTCAATCAGGTTTTAAAAATCGAAAAACAATTAGGAAGAATCCGATCGAATCAGGAAGGTTATCAATCCCGAATAATTGACATTGATCTGATTACTTATGATGATGAGATTATTGAGTCTGAAAAACTTCAGATTCCGCATCCGCAAATGCAAAACAGAAATTTTGTTTTATTACCAATGCAGGATTTAAAACTGGATTGGAGACATCCTGTTTCTCAAAAATCTATTACGGAATTAGTTGCAATTTCACCAGACGATAGTGTTTGTACAATTGTTCAGAATTTAGAAAACCCGTTAAGAGAAATTCCGTTAGAAAGTTTTAATTATATTGCTTTTGAAGGAAATATTGGTGCAGGAAAAACGACTTTGGCGCACAAAATTTCAGAAGATTTTAATGCTAAAACTGTTTTGGAACGTTTTGCAGACAATCCGTTTTTGCCAAAGTTCTATAAAGATCAAAACCGATATGCTTTTCCTTTAGAAATGTCTTTTCTGGCAGATCGTTATCAGCAATTATCAGATGATTTGGCTCAATTTGATTTGTTTAAAGATTTCATCGTAGCCGATTATCATATTTTTAAATCCTTGATTTTTGCCAAGATTACACTTGCAGAAGATGAATATCGTTTGTACCGAAATTTATTCGATATTATTTATAAAGAAATGCCAAAACCTGATTTATACGTTTATTTATATCAGAATTCTGGGCGTTTGCTTGAAAACATCAAGAAAAGAGGTCGCAATTACGAACAAAATATTTCAGCAAATTATCTCGATAAAATCAACAACGGTTATTTAGATTATATTAAATCTCAAACGGATTTGAATGTCTTAATTATCGATGTTTCAGAACGCGATTTTGTGAAAAAACACGAAGATTATCTTTTTATTCTAGACGAAATTAAGAAGAAAATTGGTTAA
- a CDS encoding T9SS type B sorting domain-containing protein codes for MKNVNFLKTSLLFFLLLSGFFGHAQYTSIPDLNFEDALIKLGIDNGAIDGKVLTTSIKNIKSLEIRYKNISNLSGIEDFSELETLICNNNNLTVLDFSKNTKLNYLDCSENKLTSLNVSNNISLEVLSCYMNNLSVLDVTHNPLLKSLGCGYNTLTNIDITKNPVLNSFYCTYNNLNQIDTSFNPELDSFVCYNNKITSLDVSKNLKLNMFSCGNNLLTSLDISKNPSLSKFQCDNNKLTSLNLKNGINTYMLVLDLQSNPNLKCVEVDNKAYSDANWSTFKDAAALYSNNCNATSIAPPIIRATDDQFYCPLTSIKIAPSITITHDPAESGTQAVYIQISSGYVNGQDKIEIPNPAAHPTIVQAWYPLEGKLVLSSPTGGDVLYSELEAAIKDVIFSNSSPTASGTRTFSITIGKANYLPSTKHFYLYVPSVGISWSSAKFAAENSTYYGLKGYLATLLSADEAKLSGEQASGTGWIGGSDAETEGVWKWVTGPEAGTIFWNGAANGSTPNFAFWNTGEPNQQGDEDYAHITQPGIGIRGSWNDLSNSGDPSGDYQPKGYIVEYGGSPGEAPLEIAASTKITIPVATPDANPPAACDLGTFTFTATATTGATISWYATATGGTALKTGNSFTTPPITSTTTYYVDAGCESNRKSVTATVNATPANPIAGQPFYSNCGPGSVTIQASSNIGFINWYTTSIGGTSLFTGENFTTPVISTNTTYYAEASNNGCINNTRIPIDVKIYTPPVVTDETKILCQNQQVNLDAGIAGMSYKWSTGETAQIITVTTPGTYTVDVISPDPENCPSKKTIIVNEHLIPEISGVDVDGTKATIHLTKDADYYEYSVDGLTQDSNVFYDVRAGLKTAFVKEKNGCGSDTFQFIVISFPAFFTPNNDTFNDTWEVEGIENYPQAQITIFDRYGKLVAQLIGSKMSWDGTLDKNPLPASDYWYAMKIDNDHPVLRGHFSLKR; via the coding sequence ATGAAAAATGTTAATTTCTTAAAAACATCTCTGCTATTTTTTTTATTGCTGTCAGGCTTTTTTGGGCATGCACAATATACCTCAATTCCTGATTTAAATTTTGAAGATGCCTTAATTAAGTTAGGAATTGACAATGGCGCTATTGACGGTAAAGTTCTGACTACAAGTATAAAAAATATTAAAAGTTTAGAAATTCGTTACAAAAATATTTCTAATTTATCAGGGATTGAAGACTTCTCAGAATTAGAAACTTTGATTTGCAATAACAATAATTTAACTGTATTAGACTTTTCTAAAAACACAAAACTAAACTATTTAGACTGCAGCGAAAATAAATTAACCAGTTTAAATGTTTCAAACAACATTTCCCTGGAAGTCTTATCTTGTTATATGAACAATTTAAGCGTTTTAGACGTTACCCATAATCCCTTATTAAAATCTTTAGGTTGTGGCTACAATACATTAACAAATATAGATATCACAAAGAATCCTGTCTTAAATTCTTTTTACTGTACTTACAACAATTTAAATCAAATAGATACCTCTTTTAATCCTGAGTTGGATTCCTTTGTCTGCTACAATAACAAAATAACAAGTTTAGACGTTTCTAAAAATTTAAAACTAAACATGTTTTCCTGTGGAAACAATTTATTGACAAGTTTAGATATTTCTAAAAATCCCAGCTTAAGTAAATTTCAGTGCGATAATAACAAACTGACTTCTCTTAATTTAAAAAACGGAATTAATACTTATATGTTGGTTCTAGACCTGCAATCGAATCCCAATCTGAAATGTGTAGAAGTTGATAATAAAGCATACTCTGATGCCAACTGGTCTACATTTAAAGATGCAGCAGCTCTTTATTCAAACAATTGCAATGCAACTTCAATTGCGCCGCCTATAATTAGAGCAACAGACGATCAATTCTATTGTCCGTTAACTTCTATAAAAATTGCACCTTCTATTACAATTACTCATGATCCGGCAGAATCTGGAACACAAGCTGTTTATATTCAGATTTCTTCAGGTTATGTTAATGGTCAGGATAAAATAGAAATTCCGAATCCAGCCGCGCATCCAACAATTGTACAGGCTTGGTATCCTCTTGAAGGAAAATTAGTTTTATCAAGTCCAACTGGCGGAGATGTTTTATATTCTGAGTTAGAAGCCGCTATTAAAGATGTTATATTTTCGAATTCTTCACCTACAGCTTCTGGTACAAGAACTTTCTCGATAACAATAGGCAAAGCCAATTATCTGCCTTCTACAAAACATTTTTATCTGTATGTTCCAAGCGTTGGTATTAGCTGGTCATCTGCAAAGTTTGCTGCCGAAAACAGTACTTATTACGGTCTTAAAGGATATCTTGCTACTTTATTATCTGCTGATGAAGCTAAGCTAAGTGGCGAACAAGCATCAGGAACCGGGTGGATTGGCGGAAGCGATGCCGAAACAGAAGGTGTTTGGAAATGGGTAACCGGACCTGAAGCAGGAACTATTTTCTGGAACGGTGCTGCAAATGGTTCTACTCCAAATTTTGCTTTTTGGAATACTGGAGAACCAAACCAACAAGGCGACGAAGATTATGCTCACATTACACAACCCGGAATTGGGATACGTGGTTCATGGAATGACTTATCAAATAGTGGAGATCCAAGTGGCGATTATCAACCTAAAGGTTATATTGTAGAATATGGAGGTTCACCTGGCGAAGCGCCTTTAGAAATTGCTGCCAGTACAAAAATAACAATTCCAGTTGCAACACCTGACGCAAATCCACCTGCGGCTTGCGATTTAGGAACTTTTACCTTTACTGCTACTGCAACAACCGGAGCAACAATTAGTTGGTACGCAACCGCAACGGGCGGAACTGCATTAAAAACAGGAAATTCTTTTACAACTCCTCCAATAACTTCAACTACAACTTACTATGTAGATGCGGGTTGCGAATCAAACCGAAAATCCGTTACAGCAACAGTTAACGCAACACCAGCAAATCCAATTGCCGGACAACCTTTCTATTCTAATTGTGGCCCTGGATCTGTAACTATTCAGGCAAGTTCAAATATTGGTTTTATCAATTGGTACACAACATCAATTGGCGGTACAAGTTTATTTACAGGAGAAAACTTTACAACTCCTGTAATTTCAACAAATACTACTTATTATGCTGAAGCATCAAATAATGGTTGCATCAATAACACGCGTATTCCAATAGACGTTAAAATCTATACTCCGCCTGTAGTTACTGATGAAACTAAAATATTATGTCAAAACCAACAAGTCAATCTCGACGCTGGAATTGCCGGAATGTCTTATAAATGGAGCACTGGCGAAACCGCTCAAATAATTACAGTTACAACTCCCGGAACATACACGGTTGATGTTATAAGTCCAGATCCGGAAAACTGTCCAAGTAAAAAAACAATTATCGTCAACGAGCATTTAATCCCTGAAATCTCAGGAGTTGATGTAGACGGAACAAAAGCTACTATTCATCTTACTAAAGATGCTGATTATTATGAATATTCGGTAGATGGATTAACTCAAGACTCTAATGTTTTCTATGATGTTCGTGCCGGATTAAAAACGGCTTTTGTTAAGGAAAAAAATGGCTGTGGAAGCGATACTTTTCAATTTATTGTAATAAGTTTTCCAGCATTTTTTACTCCAAACAATGATACTTTTAATGACACATGGGAAGTTGAGGGAATCGAAAACTATCCGCAAGCGCAAATAACAATTTTCGATCGATACGGAAAACTTGTCGCACAGTTAATTGGTTCTAAAATGAGTTGGGACGGAACTTTGGATAAAAATCCTCTACCGGCTTCTGATTATTGGTATGCAATGAAAATCGATAATGATCATCCTGTTTTAAGAGGTCATTTTTCGCTTAAAAGATAA
- a CDS encoding RNA methyltransferase, translating to MRKLENSELDRKSIEDFKKSDKTPLILVLDDIRSLHNIGSVFRTADAFLIEKIILCGITATPPNKEIHKTALGATETVAWEHHENVLEVIENLKKDNVLTLAIEQVESSVFLQDFKVEKDQKYALVFGNEVYGVAQEAVANCDGCIEIPQLGTKHSLNIAVSAGIVVWDLFQKLNWPAKI from the coding sequence ATGAGAAAACTGGAAAATAGTGAACTAGATAGAAAATCTATCGAAGATTTTAAAAAATCTGACAAAACTCCTCTAATTTTAGTATTAGATGATATTCGTAGTTTACACAATATAGGTTCTGTATTTAGAACGGCAGATGCTTTTTTGATCGAAAAGATAATTCTTTGCGGTATTACTGCTACACCTCCAAACAAAGAAATTCATAAAACTGCTCTTGGCGCTACTGAAACTGTAGCTTGGGAACATCATGAAAATGTTTTGGAAGTGATTGAAAATCTAAAAAAAGACAATGTTTTAACGCTTGCTATTGAACAGGTCGAAAGTTCTGTTTTTCTTCAGGATTTCAAAGTAGAAAAGGATCAGAAATATGCACTGGTTTTTGGAAACGAAGTTTATGGTGTTGCTCAGGAAGCTGTTGCGAATTGTGATGGTTGTATCGAAATTCCGCAATTAGGAACCAAACATTCTTTGAATATTGCTGTGAGCGCCGGAATCGTAGTTTGGGATTTATTTCAGAAGTTAAACTGGCCTGCTAAAATCTAG